From the Hoplias malabaricus isolate fHopMal1 chromosome 13, fHopMal1.hap1, whole genome shotgun sequence genome, the window caacttttttggaatccagttcgTACTTTTTTAACTcttctttaaacatttacaaaacgtgtttaataaatagatttaatatatatttcagtaaaCATAACTagtttaatacataattttaattaatagttAATGAATGTTTCATTTAATAGTTGAATAAATAGAACTAAAATTAGtaattatgtttaatatatagTTAATGAATGCTTAATGCTTAAAATGCTTAattgtttaataaatatatttagtactgtaatatttaattaaatgtgtttaataggTTTAATACATTAGTATGTTTAAATAATGCATATTTTAATTTCATAGTttagtaaataaatgtaataaatagaaCATGTTTATAGTTGAATAAACtggattaataaataatttagtaATTTAACATAGTTTAGTGAATAAGTTTAATTAATAGTTTAGTAAATGTTTaatatccattatctgtaaccgcttatccaatttagggtcgcggggtgtccagagcctacctggaatcattgggcgcaaggcgggaatacaccctggaggggacgccagtccttcacagggcaacacagacacacacacattcactcacacctacggacactttcgagtcgccaatccacctgcaacgtgtgtttttggactgtgggaggaaaccggagcacccggaggaaacccacgcggacacggggagaacacaccaactcctcacagacagtcacccggagcgggaatcgaacccacaacctccaggcccctggagctgtgtgactgcgacactacctgctgcgccaccgtgccgcctaaatGTTTAATAGTTTTTATGACTACTTACCTTGATCAGCCAAGTCACAATGACCTTGTTTCTGCATTCATTGTCCATCTTATCAGCTCAACTCATCATTAAGATAAACGTTGTGGTTATGTAATTAAAGACTAGCAAATCAGTTGCTCTTCTTCGTTTTTAGCCTCCTTTGACCCTTTTCACCAGTGGTgaggaccactacagagcaggtagTATTTGGATGGCTGATTGtccacagcactgcagtgacactgatatggtggctgtgggttagtgtgtgctggagttttcaaacactcgtctctattaaacatacccaccttgtagatataaagtcagagacagtagctcttcttctgctgcacagtttgtggtaTTTCTGGTCCAGCATTGTCATAGAAgcgtttaaaaactccaacagcaccgctgtgtctgatccaaacTAAAACACAAGCCCAATGTATATTTCAGCATTGAACCTACGGCATGGGGGGTGGGGTTGTGGGGGGGGGTTCCAGTGTTTGGATTTGGTTTGCAGTCTCAGTGTAACTGCAGATAGACGCAGACACCAACGCGTAAGTATAAATGTGTACGGCGCTTACGAAGCCCACGCCGTAGGCTCTGGGACAATTCAATGCAGAAATATAAATCGGCCTTACACCACTGtcatgtcaatgtcactgccCACATACCTGCtttctgggggtcctgaccattgaagaacagagggaAAACAAAGCTAAATATTAAAAGTGTGCAGAGCTAAAAACTGTAACtctagaactataaagtgcactaatttagtcagtggagctgatacagTGGACCACGAATTTAGAAATAAAGAGGTCACAATAATCTTTTGACTGATCAGTCTATTTTCACAGGGTATGAGTAAATTGACCTAAACTATTATTTACAAAACCTATTATTTACATGAACTACTATTTAGAGTATATTACAGTGTGCAATGTACAAAATGTGGAAGGATAATGGGGCTGTGTCCAAAGGGAATGGAGGAGGGTGAAGGGGTGAGGTGTTCCCTCAAGCAGATGATGTTGTCTGCTGTGGCACTGAGTGCTCCGCTGTTCCTAAACAAAGAAAACCAGTTGAACATTAGATCAGTGACGACATGATGTAATAACACCTCACTCAGTCCTTTTAGTAACTAGTTACCTTTACTCCAGTACATAAACGTCAGTGAAATATGAATGGATTTGTATTTTCctaaacattttcacattttaaaactgttttaaagaTGAAACTCACTGGGAGATCTGCACTGACCTGATCACTGGAACCAGGGGTGGAACAAGATCTGGTCCAGAGCTGCCTCAACGCTCAGACACCACTGGATCAGGTGACGGCACTCTGTTAcacaacagccaatgagaacaatGAGAACTAACCAATTAAATGATTATATTTAGTTCTTGAAGTGTGTGTAGGGggatgtgtgtatctgtgtgtgtgtgtgtgtgtgtgtggagggtctTGCCTGTGGATAGTCCTTCAGAGAAGCGCAGTTGACATGGTAAAATGCCCTGAATTTCCCTGAAAGGCAGGTAGCCACACAGCATCTGGAACAACAGGACTCCCACAGACCAGAAAGTGGCGGGTTCTGTCAGATAGCGCCTGCGCCGAAACCACTCAGGAGGAGCGTACTGCAGCGTGCCTGgagacacaaagacacaaaataCACAACTGTACTATTCCCTTCATATCTCTTAGCAGGAATGCTTGTCAGAATGCTGAGGAGGAAGGgtaaaaaacagctgtaaattTAGCCCAAATCTGAGCGCCCACTATAGTgattaaagaataaaatgagCAGTCTGGCTACTGACCACAGTTCAGTTTTTAAACGCTGATGTGTTCCAATAGTGAGCCATCTGGCTAAGGGCTTTACAGCTTTTAAAGAGTTACATATCAGacagaacaaaatgaaaactgCTGCTTTGTGGATTTAGGATCAATTTATACTCCTCTAGTCAGCGATTGGCTTTGGGCAGGAGGTGCTTAGGctcgtgtgcagctgctcaagaATATTAAGTTTTACTGTAATTGTTATTCTATGGTGatcacaagctgtgtgtgtacaactgaGAGAGTAACTTCAATTGAAACAACTGTGTacacataaaaaataacaaaactccAGAAAGAAAcatactgtaataataataataatcataatattaataataataataataataataataatagtacacttagggcggcatggtgcagcaggtagtgtcactgttacacagctccggggtcccggcgttgtgggttcaagtcccgatgccagtgactgtctgtgtcacACCCAGGCActctcttgtttattttccccttccatgtggctccGTCTTTGTTGTTATTCCTTTgtttccgcctccttgtcattgtcttcgttatctgtgtcaggtgtctcttgttaagttcgtttatttaagccctcttccctcacttcctgggatcggtcattttgtttgtgtttgttttcgttGTTGTTTGTTGTCGTGTGTTGTGTTTTCGTCCTCGCTCTTACCCGTCTCTCTTGCCTGTTTCCTGCCCGAGTCCTCTAGTGTTGTTTCCTTCTCTTTCCTATGTTTATAAGtcatgttatttcgtgtttaaCTTCAAGttagtttgttttgttatctctttattaaaactgtctgtgttatagcgagtgtgtccgccttcCGTAATTCCACTCTTCACACCcccgtgacagaatgaccgatcacaATAAGGACATGTGTGATTCGCCCGACTCCGTTTATCACAGGCCCCAGAGATCCCGTAGAGGAGGCTTTAAGAGCGGCCTCTGAATGGAGTCAACGGCTCCAGAACATGCCCGGCGCGGATAATTATCTTCGTCATACGGACTCGATTCAGGAGTCGAGTAATTgctccagcgggaatcgacggaTCCGGAGGAGAAAGCGGGCTGGAGTCTCCCTCTCGTTGGAGGATtatcccctcaggtccggggaaattcttgggggggggttatgggtaggggctgttagcctcctaaatcaggacaacggaggtgaggctaacaggggcgcacctctgggggaatccctcaagagtgcgcccatcagaccccctaaacccaATAAATCCACAACTCgtgcccggcgagcagcacgagcacctgcctcgCTGGACGTCTCAACTCCTGTTTCCGTAAGAGCGGCGCCttcggccgctcctgttcctggaagagcggcacctccggccaCGCCTCTCTTCGTGCcccgcggcacctccggccgcgcctgtcttcgtgcgcgcggcacctccggccgcgcctgtctgcGTGAGCGCGGTgtctccggccgcgcctgtcttcgtgcgCGCGGCGCCTCTGGCCGCAcctgtcttcgtggacgacgtcgctgcagggcctcctgtttccatggacgtcgtcgctaggCACCGCTCCGCGCTCACTCCTGACCCccaggagaagcttacaggcctcatggcacgcctggagctctccttgaaggcggcgtccgcctctcctgtcttcgtaagagcgacgcccgcctcttctgcctccgtgaacATCATCGCAgcttcttctgcctccgtgaacgACGTCGCAgcttcttctgcctccgtggacgacgtcgcagatccttctgcctccgtggacggcgtcgcagatccttctgcctccgtggacgacgtcgcagatccttctgcctccgtggacgacgtcgcagatccttctgcctccgtggacgacgtcgcagatccttctgcctccgtggacgacgtcgcagatccttctgcctccgtggacgacgttgcaggtccttctgcctccgtggacgacgtcgcagatccttctgcctccgtggatgtcgtcgcagatccttctgcctccgtggacgacgtcgcagattcttctgcctccgtggacgttgtcccacatccttctgcctccgtggacgtcgtcgcagatccctctgcctccgtggacgtcgtcgcagatccctctgcctccgtggacgtcgtcgcagatccctctgcctccgtggacgtcactgcaggttcccctgtctccgtggacgtcactgcaggttcccctgtctccgtggacgtcactgcaggttcccctgtctccgtggacgtcactgcaggttcccctgtctccgtggacgtcactgcagggctccctgtctccgtggacgtcgtcgcagggctccctgtctccgtggacgtcgtcgcagggctccctgtctccgtggatgtcgtcgcagggctccatgtctccgtggacgtcgccgcaggtcctcctgtctccgtggacgttgcCGCAGGACctcctgtctccatgagtgTGGCTCCCTAAGCCACTCCTACTCCTGTGACTTTGGCTTCGGCCGCTTTTGagcctgagactgtggctacggccgtttctgcccccgagactgtggctacggccgctcccggTCTAACCCgtaggacggccccaaggacttcggggccgatccccagaactgtgcccaggctggcttctcggACTTCTCCACAGACAcatgccagtcctgggtaccaCCCACCTATTGTCTTTGTtccagtgtctgttcctgtcttggttcctgtctctgttcttgtccctgtacctgtgtctgtttttgtttctgtcccagtccctgtcactgtactcgtgtcagtccctgttaaggttatggtccctgttcccctgcctagtcctgtcCCAGTTCCCTTGCctcaagtccagtcccctgttagttctGTCCAGTCTCgtgtccagttccctgttagTCCTCTCCAGTCACCAGTTAgaccccctgtccagtctatgtttcagtaCCCTGTTTCTGCTCCCGTCTTGTCCCAAGTCCAGTCTCCTATCTCTGCTCCTGTTCTGTCTCAGTCCCCGTTCAGTTTCCAGTCTAAATTGCAGCACCCTGTTTTCTCTCGTTCCCCGTCTCTTCTTTCTAGTTTTGTCCAGTGTCCGTTTAAGTCTAGTCCCTTGTTACCATCTCCATTTTCTGTCTTGTTCTGAGTATTGTGGTTTCACACTTTGTTTTggttcttctggccccctcctgcgccagctcctgaagagtctcgtttttcgcgctccgggagttgcgcgtcttggggggggggcgtctgtcacaccCTGGCActctcttgtttattttccccttccatgtggctctgtctttGTTGTTATTCCTTTgtttccgcctccttgtcattgtctttgttatctgtgtcaggtgtctcttgttaagttcgtttatttaagccctcttccctcacttcctgggatcggtcattttgtttgtgtttgttttcgttgtcgtttgttgtgttttcgtcCTCGCTCTTACCCGTCTCTCTTGTCTGTTTCCTGCCCGAGTCCTCTAGTGTTGTTTCCTTCTCTTTCCTATGTTTATAAGtcatgttatttcgtgtttaacttcaagttcgtttgttttgttatctctttattaaaactgtctgtgttatagcgagtgtgtccgcctcccgtaATTCCACTCTTCACACCCccgtgacagtctgtgaggtgtgttctcccgtgtccacgtttcttccgggtgctccggtttcctcccacagtccaaagccACACAtcggtagatggattggcgactcaaacgtgtccgtaggtatgagtgtgtgagtgaatgtgtgagtatgtgtcgccctgtgaaggactggtgcctcctccaggatgtattcccaccttgcgaccagtgattccgggtacgctccgaacccaccgcgaccctgataagcagttacagacaatgaatcaatgaatgttaCACTTTACATAAAGGCTTTCACGTAGCCAAGGACTCTTTACACtttattgtgaataaaaactgttaataaaaacatgaatgaataactATCAAAGAGAATGAAAATATTCTGAGAAAAGTTAGGATTTTAGCCAGGCTTTGAGAAGATGGAGAGTGCAGAAGAAGGGGGCTAAGGAGTTCCAAGGAGCGCCACCCAGAGAAGAAAGTCTAAAACTAGGAATAGCTAAAAGACCAGAACCTGAAGATCTTAGTTTGTGAAAAAGGGTGTAGGGAAATAGGAGTGAGGAAAAAACTGGGTCGGAGCAAGGCCTTAAATGTCAACAGCTGGATTTGGTAGATTTCTTTtgtaactggaagccagtgacgTGGGCAGATTTCTTGATGTGTAGTAGGACTCTGACTGTGTAATTGTGAATGTACTGAAGAGGGAAAAGTGTGTTAAAATGTAAGTCATAGGATAGAGAAATACAGTAATCTAGCCGTGATGTAATGAAGGCATGCACTACGATCTCAAGGAAAGCAGAGGATGGCGTATAGCAAAACCTTGTCGATGGAATTATGCAGATAAGTCAGAGATTAATATGTGGGACAAAGCTAAGGTTTGGTGTCAAACAGGACACAGAGATTTCGTGTAGAAAAGGACTGGCTGACAGAGGTATCACCAACAATAAGAGTGCAGTCTGAACAGGCAGAGATGGCTGACTTAGTACTAACAAATTTTTAGGGTTAAACTTGAGAAAATGATACATTGGGTTTGAAGTAAAGTTAGTCTGAGGTCAGTCACCTGAAAAGTACTCGTAGGCAGACGTCTGCAGCAGGTCCCCGCAGCCAAAGTCGGTGAGTCTGATCTCCAGGGAGTCTGGGTTAATCAGGACATTCTCAGGCTTCACGTCCCAGTGAAGGACTCCACGGTGCTGGCAGTGGAATAAAAGGATATAATATCATTATATATATTGGTGTTgtcaccactgtaaagaaatctgagtgtgtaagtgtcaCATCAGATCACTCAGCATGTGTTTACATCTCAGTGAGAGAATGAAGCAGATGTTTTGAAGAATGGAAGGTGTCCCTCTCTAACTGAGCACAATCTACCACAGCTTATCTACATCATCAAGGGGATCAGAAAAGTCTGATACTAGAAAGTGGATTGGATCCTGGCTGGATTTACCTTCTAGGAGCTGTGTATAATCACTGTTGGACCAAAACCTTTGGTCTAATCATGTAATGTTGACTCAGTACTATAAAATTACACCAAAatcaaaatggagatacaactTTTCGTTTTAAAAGCAAAGACatataaagaaacaaaataatcCTGAAAAAACAAGATCCAGTTCCTCCTCAGCTACATCCTTGGACACGTACTTGATGGCGACCTGAGGAAACATTACACCTTCGCTGAGAGATGTCCGAGTGTAACATCAAAGGCAGCATTGAATCAAGGCCATTGTTTTACTGTCATTTCTCAATATAACTTTTACACAGTGGAACATTCCTCAGACTCACAGGATGTATATACAGTACAGATACAAACACTGAGAAACaccaagaaaacacacaaacagccacTGAATTTATGAATTGGTGTAAAAGCAGGGCATGAACAGAAGATTTAGTGTCAACAATAATAATCTGTAAATGCAtctatttactgtaaataatgtagtgTGGTGTTCAGACGTACTGGTTTGCCATCTGCTCTGCGTGTTCCAGCGTAGACAGAGCCAAACGCACCAGTGCCCAGCAGAGATACAGAGGATACTTCTTATACAGTCTCCCAAAAAGAGCTGAAACACAATCCATACGTCAGCCACTAGAGCACTAGTGAGGTCACATTGGATGATTTGTTCTGGT encodes:
- the LOC136664498 gene encoding serine/threonine-protein kinase pim-1-like, with protein sequence MRRQEAAAVVSTEGSVRVKEARRKWTQPKIRAQCQAATRCHLSSATCFIAQKRRRVDSVRHESDQQTTTDQCQEQKLQDHPDPSVPFGWPTKRIHKLSSVSLLGTGAFGSVYAGTRRADGKPHRGVLHWDVKPENVLINPDSLEIRLTDFGCGDLLQTSAYEYFSGTLQYAPPEWFRRRRYLTEPATFWSVGVLLFQMLCGYLPFREIQGILPCQLRFSEGLSTECRHLIQWCLSVEAALDQILFHPWFQ